The following coding sequences lie in one Vigna radiata var. radiata cultivar VC1973A unplaced genomic scaffold, Vradiata_ver6 scaffold_91, whole genome shotgun sequence genomic window:
- the LOC111241029 gene encoding uncharacterized protein LOC111241029 isoform X1, producing the protein MTEKDICLALGLSLDGKEIDLKLEMGCSRCVKYIGNKTRDLTLLYKCLMKKGKSIPCGPFCSLYILVGISEILIPHRNGKVFPILFDIVDDLNDLGKYCWASLVXRCLVRGLNKASDALKKGKATTNVYVDGCIYMLQAWLFEKLIPPKGPIEKNPRILHWMYLKLGDNILTQALESGVVNVDVDVDVGRRKDEKDFKDQARGKNKDEKASTKKELKKNRRERFMETLHEQQSLVAELKRRVLVLEEEVAFEKHRRRRPQDGGDNVAHEEPSLSPRGMSPGGISPGGIPFGAQSEQGMSSGRPAMKTFVRMGSRRRYKSKALRTPYVGLVRKKLD; encoded by the exons ATGACTGAGAAAGATATTTGTTTAGCTTTGGGTTTGAGTTTAGATGGGAAAGAAATAGATTTAAAGCTAGAAATGGGATGTAGTAGATGTGTGAAATACATTGGGAATAAAACAAGAGATTTGACTTTGCTAtacaaatgtttgatgaagaaagGTAAAAGCATTCCCTGCGGTCCtttttgtagcttgtacatTTTGGTTGGTATTAGTGAGATATTAATTCCACATCGTAATGGAAAAGTGTTTCCCATACTATTTGatattgttgatgatttaaACGATTTGGGAAAATATTGCTGGGCTAGTTTAGTGTNTAGATGTTTGGTACGTGGTTTGAACAAAGCTTCAGATGcattgaagaaaggaaaagctACAACGAACGTTTATGTCGATGGTTGCATTTACATGTTGCAA GCTTGGTTATTTGAGAAATTGATACCTCCCAAAGGTCCTATagaaaaaaatccaagaatATTGCATTGGATGTATTTGAAGTTGGGAGACAACATACTAACACAAGCTTTGGAAAGTGGTGTG gttaatgttgatgttgatgttgatgttggtaGAAGGAAGGATGAGAAAGACTTCAAGGATCAAgcaagagggaaaaataaaGACGAAAAGGCATCAACAAAGAAGGAACTTAAGAAAAACCGTAGAGAACGGTTTATGGAAACTTTACACGAGCAACAAAGTCTTGTTGCGGAACTTAAAAGGAGGGTTCTTGTGTTGGAGGAAGAGGTCGCATTCGAGAAACATAGACGAAGAAGACCACAGGATGGTGGAGACAATGTCGCACATGAAGAACCGTCGTTATCCCCTAGAGGCATGTCCCCAGGAGGCATCAGTCCGGGCGGGATCCCGTTCGGAGCCCAATCCGAACAGGGCATGTCCAGTGGTCGTCCTGCAATGAAGACATTTGTGAGGATGGGGTCAAGAAGGCGTTACAAGAGTAAAGCGCTTAGGACTCCTTATGTAGGATTGGTTAGGAAGAAGTTAGACTGa
- the LOC106753085 gene encoding uncharacterized protein LOC106753085 yields MMDGTVVVQGVGIALAALLTAIAEAMKNNPSIFKKKKAFDLANLESTLKSIEPNIRKMERLNNEMGRPKEELEPLIKKFEEGIKLLKQCSNVRWNSKAAYMAQLQAFDDSFGKLLHTIVEVQTATDQKEMLQLQHQKGFRRWLVCFRSK; encoded by the exons ATGATGGACGGCACAGTAGTAGTGCAAGGTGTGGGAATTGCGTTGGCTGCGTTGCTAACCGCCATAGCAGAAGCAATGAAGAATAATCCGTCCattttcaagaagaagaaagcctTCGACTTGGCCAACCTGGAATCCACCCTAAAGTCGATAGAACCTAACATCAGAAAGATGGAACGTCTCAACAACGAGATGGGACGCCCAAAGGAGGAGCTAGAACCACTCATAAAGAAATTTGAAGAGGGAATTAAGCTTTTGAAGCAGTGCTCCAATGTCCGCTGGAACTCCAAGGCTGCTTACATGGCTCAACTGCAGGCATTTGATGACTCCTTCGGTAAGCTTCTCCACACCATCGTGGAAGTTCAGACTGCAACAGATCAAAAGGAGATGCTCCAATTGCAGCATCAAAAAG GTTTCCGAAGGTGGCTCGTGTGTTTTCGCAGCAAATGA
- the LOC111241029 gene encoding uncharacterized protein LOC111241029 isoform X2 — MTTSSTTRLTVRHSVSTKFICGLNKRLSKEQRALIGGTPFGWFLDFTDALKKGKATTNVYVDGCIYMLQAWLFEKLIPPKGPIEKNPRILHWMYLKLGDNILTQALESGVVNVDVDVDVGRRKDEKDFKDQARGKNKDEKASTKKELKKNRRERFMETLHEQQSLVAELKRRVLVLEEEVAFEKHRRRRPQDGGDNVAHEEPSLSPRGMSPGGISPGGIPFGAQSEQGMSSGRPAMKTFVRMGSRRRYKSKALRTPYVGLVRKKLD, encoded by the exons ATGACGACTTCTTCGACGACGAGG ttgacggttcgtcacTCAGTTTCGACAAAGTTCATCTGCGGTTTGAACAAACGTTTGAGTAAGGAGCAGCGTGCATTGATTGGCGGGACTCCGTTTGGGTGGTTTTTAGATTTCACTG ATGcattgaagaaaggaaaagctACAACGAACGTTTATGTCGATGGTTGCATTTACATGTTGCAA GCTTGGTTATTTGAGAAATTGATACCTCCCAAAGGTCCTATagaaaaaaatccaagaatATTGCATTGGATGTATTTGAAGTTGGGAGACAACATACTAACACAAGCTTTGGAAAGTGGTGTG gttaatgttgatgttgatgttgatgttggtaGAAGGAAGGATGAGAAAGACTTCAAGGATCAAgcaagagggaaaaataaaGACGAAAAGGCATCAACAAAGAAGGAACTTAAGAAAAACCGTAGAGAACGGTTTATGGAAACTTTACACGAGCAACAAAGTCTTGTTGCGGAACTTAAAAGGAGGGTTCTTGTGTTGGAGGAAGAGGTCGCATTCGAGAAACATAGACGAAGAAGACCACAGGATGGTGGAGACAATGTCGCACATGAAGAACCGTCGTTATCCCCTAGAGGCATGTCCCCAGGAGGCATCAGTCCGGGCGGGATCCCGTTCGGAGCCCAATCCGAACAGGGCATGTCCAGTGGTCGTCCTGCAATGAAGACATTTGTGAGGATGGGGTCAAGAAGGCGTTACAAGAGTAAAGCGCTTAGGACTCCTTATGTAGGATTGGTTAGGAAGAAGTTAGACTGa